The following nucleotide sequence is from Pochonia chlamydosporia 170 chromosome 4, whole genome shotgun sequence.
GCGGCTAATGAGGGGCGCAAGTCGCTGAATGTCGATTCGTTTAAGAGGTTGCTTATGACGGGGAATGCGGGCGATGATGCGTCGTCTGTGTCGACAGACCGTGGGGATGAAGCTgaaaagatgaagacgagtGGCTCTGCGGCGGAAATTAGTACTGGGAGGAGGACTGAGTATCCGGGCAGTTCGGCCGACTCTTCAGATAGTcacgaggaagaggagggatCAAAGACGTATTCTGCATCACAActgagcaaggagaagaaggcgcctcctccgccgccgagTTCCAGACACGGCAAATCATTAAAACAGCAAGGGGTAAATGATGTGAAAGCCGATAAGGACGATGGATACGGGCCATCGACACCCGCAAGAAGGAGTatggacgatgaagaacTGCCACTTGATGTTGACGCTACAAAGGTGTCTGTGGGAGAAGCCGACGCCGAACCACAACTCAACTCTACCCAAAGCATGCCGAGTACAAAGAAATCAGCACCCGCGCCCCCTCCACCGCGCGGCCACGCCAAATCAGACAGCAGATCGAACGATATCGAGGCTCCAGTACGGACGTCTTCAGACGGAATGCCCTCTCGTTCAGACAGCACCCGCTCAACCGGACTTGCGCccgcaccacctccacccCGAAGACCATTTGCCGCTcccaaacaaaccagttCCACCTCATCGCCCAGCGTATCATCATCCAACGTCCCTCCATCAACGGACCAAGCCGaagacaacaccacacagTCTCAACACGACACGCCAACGCCCTCCAAATCCTCAGTAGCACCGCCGCCCCCTCCAGCCCGTCAACTTTCCACCCGTCGCCCCGCAAGTGTCACTGGCGTCGACGCACCTAGTCGACGAATCTCGTCGGAGAACAAATCACGCGAGGGTGTGCCTCCCCCGCCTCCGCCTCGACCGCGGCACCGTGGCAGCAGCCCCGGTGATGGTAGGAAAGTCAGCGGCGAGGCATATCGGCCTAGTGATCCGGGAAAGAGTGCGGATATCCTGGCTGATTTGGATGCGTTGCAGAGGGAGGTGGATGCGTTGAGGGGCCAGATGAAGTAGTTGGTGGGTACGTGTATGCATAGACTTGGGTATTTATGGGTGGGTTGGCATTGTATCATAGCGTTTTGGGTACGAGGGATTACATGTTGATGATTATTATGCTTGGACTACGTGCTGGACTTGCTGGCGTGAATGCGCTGTATTGAATCTACAGCACTGCCAATAGTAAAATCTACAAGCTTGCTAACTAGAACGAAATCTATAACCCTGCCAACGGTAATGAAACCTACAAGACTACCAACGGTAATGAAATTTACAGCCCTCCCAACAGTAATTAAATCTATAACCCTACTAATCCGCGAATCATACTCGCTATAGGCGGTATAGAAGTCAGCAACACGGTAATAGTGCCAAACAGCGTCATGGACAGGCTCGACAACGCCGCGGCTCGGGGATCCGTTCTCAGTAAGAGGGCTGTTCCGATGGCACTTGAATTGACGCCGAGGGTTATTCCCCTCGTAACGTAGTCGTCTGTTTTGTTAGCATGGACCCTGTAAGTATGTACAAAAGGAGCGAAAAGTACAGCTGAAAGGAAGGGCGCAAATAGAGCAATGACAAACATGTACAAAGCGCAATATATCAAATAAAACAACGCAAGACCAACGAATCACAGAAGCGTAACAAAACATCTTACCCTCAGGTATCCTCAAAaccctcatcatcctctccccCACCAAAACGCCCAATATCCCACTCGCAATAGCCAACGCCGCCACCGTATACGCATCGCCACCTAGATTCCGCGTCGCAGGCGTAGCAAGCGCGAGGGTGAGACTCCTCGAAGCGAATGCCAGACTGCGCGTCGCCTCGATGCCAATCTTATAACACAGCGGGGGATACGTAAACACCGAGGCCACGGATATGACAATGTTGGGAATGAGGAGCGTGACGAGATGGGTCTTCAGTTCACGACGGTACTGGAACATGGGGAGGGCGAGAGAAACGATGCTTGCGTCGAGGATGGTGGAGAAGATGTCTCCTGCGCCGGGGGGAGACTGTAGATGGAGGTAGTTTGCGCCGGTTTTGTATTCCCGTAGTGCGGTGGtgagggaggaggagtttgcgAGGGAGAGCGGCCAGATGGTTAGGACGGTGAGGAGGGAGCACGTCAGGACGGGGTGGAGGTATTGCTTGTAGGGGGGTGGTGTTGCGAGCGTCAGTTTGTAAGTGAGGGTAGTGATGGAGAGGTGTAGCGGCATGGGGTACCCCGTCGTGAAGTAGATGGGGATGCTGGCGACGAGGACGACAGTGAAGATGAGAGTATCGAAAAGGGCTGTCAGCTTGGCGGTGTAGAGGGTGCATCTTGCGGCGGGAGGGGGCGTCTGGGCAGGATAGTCGGGCAGAATGGGCGAGGTGGTGTTCTCgggatggtgttgctggagTCGAAGTTGAGGAGGGGACGATATCTCGGTGGGTTGTATTTGGTGAAGGGGAatttcgtcgtcatcttggtTGTGGATTTCGTCGCCGCGTTGGATTTCAGAGCGTTTTGATGATCCAAGGAGGAGGTGAAGTGAGCGCGTCATGTACGCTGCCAGGAGCATCATGACAGCGAAGCCGAGAACTGGTGTGTGTTAGAATCTACATCATCATATCCAGGTGAGGCAGTAAGGGTGACAAACCAAATACGGCAATGATTTTAAACACTTCGCCCACGCCAATCGATGGACTGAGTGGAATGGTTACAAACGACGGCGTAAAGAACAGTCCAATCCATCGTAAGGACCAGTCCGCCTAACAAACATTAGATATGCTGACACAGAATGTAACTCTTGACATACACACCGGAACATTGATAACATTCACAACCCTCCTCGTCAGATGCGTCCCCAGAAGCACCTCCGAAAGCAATAAcccaacaaacaacaaagccaaacaCGCCACCGAGGCAGGGAATGAAACCGATACTCGTTTAAAGAGCACGTCAACGCCATAGCAGGCCGCGAGTATGGCAGCAATTCCCAGCGGTACAAATATCCAGTCTCTGACTAGCTTGTCTCTTGACGATGATAGCGTCTGCGGCTGTTAGTATCAGAGCATATATAGAAGTGGCAGACATACCAGTTTTAGAGCCGTGAATGCGTCGCGGACATATGACTGCCATTTCGACTGTGATGGATCGAGGGGATCTCTAGTTGGCATTATGCTGCTGATGGCTACCGCATCGCAAAATCGAATATATAGTTGTGATGACTGCATCAAGTTTCATTCAGTTCGTCGCACTTGAGTGCGGCCAAGAAATAACATAGTGTAGTCCGCGTGGCGCCGAGGATCGGAACCCGCCGTTCGGACGGAACGGCTATCACGGACTTGCTGCCCGTTTGCGCCCAGTTATCCATAGCGGTATACAAAATAGTATAAACTATATTTTGAGTTTAGATATAGAGTCAGAAAAATGGTAATTATGCAAGATACAGCTGAGGACGTTACTGACGAGAACAACAGCCCCATCCCAACAGCTTAGTCATCATCCTGATTCCTGGTACCAAAACTTCTCGCCCATGATCCTCCCACACTTCTTCCACTTCAATCCTCACATCTCAGGGCCGTTCCAAACAAGAACCACCAGCAGAACACTCAGGTATTTGAACACTGATGCCACAGGCGCAGACCGGCACTCAATGCGCGTTTCTTAACTCAGAATTTCGCTTCCCGCCACAGTGCCACGGTAGGTCCGACTGCAAGTAGTATTGCACCCATCCGTGTCCAGTGTGATGTCCATTGTGACTGTATTGTGACCCGGACTATAATTGGGCCGTTTTGACATTTCCCCCATGTCACTTGGCTCTCATTCCATCCGGAGATGAACGATTGAGTTTATTTTTTTCTCACTGCATCTTTACCCGTTGGTCCCAAGGTGATTTTGGGtccttggtgctggtgcctACATTGTACCTGTTGAGCAACCATGTTTTCAGCAAAGCCGAAAGTCGCCATAGTCACAGATTCAAGGAACAAAATTGAGACAGAATAGGTTTCCCATTATTGCTCAGAATAGCTGTCTATCTACCAGTCCTTGGCAAAAGAACAGCAAAATCTGCCGCTCTTCGACCCCTGATCCAAACCTATCCAGCCTTCCAGCGTTCTGTCCCAAAAAAAAGCTAATTTTTATGATATTTTTGTAACTTTGTCTCGTTTTCTCCCTCCGCCCACGCCAGCTCTGCAGACTCGGTGTAAATTTGCCCTATCACCATGTCGGTCGTCTCAGAGTAGGCCCTTTTCCAATGCTGCCACACCACAGACCAACATTTCACGTTGGTACTTGGTACACATCATTACAGATGTGAGAAAAaccatcaaaatcatccaCCCATCCGCCCTGGTAACCAGTATAACCGCGTCTATACTTTCTACCTCCACCGAGGGTATCTCACCCAAACGAAACCCAACCCGCTCATAACCGTAGAGTCATCCGTGGTATCATCACCCCCTACCTCACAAGGCCGTTCATCCAGTCCGCTCATTTGTCACAAGTTGCAAGTAACTTGGCCCTGCAACTCCAGAACaagcagaaaaaaaatgTCCAGAGTGATAAAAATCCTGATACGCCTCGCCACCGTGCCCTCGTAGCTTAAACACCGTTCCAATGCAAGAGCTACGCCAACAACTTGAATACAGCGCGTTTGTGTGTATCCATGACATGCAACCGTGAATCCCCTTGCGTTGCGAAAACCAAGTTCGTCTCATATGAACCACGCTCTGCGAAGGGCATGATGTCCCAGAACCAACCCAAGGGCATTGTCATCACatgccaaagcaaagtcCGCCGCGCCAATGCAAGTCGGGGCCAGTAAGAAAATAAAAACGAAAGATATGAGGAACGGCAAACGGTCCTCGTCCGAGAGTGTATGTCGTCTTTGTGCATCGTTCTTCCCAAGGGCGCGCATAAACACACGCTAGTTATGAAGAAGAATGAAAAAGCTGAAAAACAGTTCCGTTGTGCGGCCAATTGCCCAAAAAGTTGCTGGCCAAGTAGCAAATCAAGTCCGGTTCGCCGTTCCGCCGATTCGCCAAAAAGATGTGCGAATAATGTACAATCCAACAAGATATCAACACCACCTGCCAACACTTCTCATCCTTCCCCCCTTCCTACCTGAaaaagagaacaagaaaatTCTCGTGTCAAAATAAGCTCAAAACGTTATGTTCCATCCCCTTGTAACTACCCACATTTTCAAAAATATGTGTGGGGAATATATCATGATTGAGCTTCACGTGGCTGGCCACGGCCTCGaccgccgccaccgccgccagcagcaccTCGTCCTCGGAAACCACGTCCTCGTCCACGCCCACGACCATAgtggtggttttggtggcCATTTTGGCTTTGCCAGTTGCCCTGTGGCTGATGAGCCATGGGC
It contains:
- a CDS encoding LrgB-like domain-containing protein yields the protein MPTRDPLDPSQSKWQSYVRDAFTALKLTLSSSRDKLVRDWIFVPLGIAAILAACYGVDVLFKRVSVSFPASVACLALLFVGLLLSEVLLGTHLTRRVVNVINVPADWSLRWIGLFFTPSFVTIPLSPSIGVGEVFKIIAVFVLGFAVMMLLAAYMTRSLHLLLGSSKRSEIQRGDEIHNQDDDEIPLHQIQPTEISSPPQLRLQQHHPENTTSPILPDYPAQTPPPAARCTLYTAKLTALFDTLIFTVVLVASIPIYFTTGYPMPLHLSITTLTYKLTLATPPPYKQYLHPVLTCSLLTVLTIWPLSLANSSSLTTALREYKTGANYLHLQSPPGAGDIFSTILDASIVSLALPMFQYRRELKTHLVTLLIPNIVISVASVFTYPPLCYKIGIEATRSLAFASRSLTLALATPATRNLGGDAYTVAALAIASGILGVLVGERMMRVLRIPEDDYVTRGITLGVNSSAIGTALLLRTDPRAAALSSLSMTLFGTITVLLTSIPPIASMIRGLVGL